The following coding sequences are from one Ornithodoros turicata isolate Travis chromosome 1, ASM3712646v1, whole genome shotgun sequence window:
- the LOC135388396 gene encoding uncharacterized protein LOC135388396, whose translation MGSPVSVTLANLVMEHVEESALEQAPCPIKFYRRYVDDTFVILSRVLVDAFHSVLNSVEPSIQFTYEIEKNNVLPFLDVNVHHDQVRQIKTTVYRKACDTGNFLDFNSHHPTEHKRAVIRTLLDRAERLASDSQLQSSEETTVNELLRKRGYPQRFIDDTRRRREDRQPKEPSTHNGTISIPYVKGVSERIRRILLPLGIKTCFKPHMKLRHIISRPKDPTPPGSESGVVYRLCCLECNATYVGETGRKRDTRVKEHRRDVEKATNATRSKTELVDHCWTTGHVFDYKGAVTLAREQRWGPRKFLESWHIQREPIACNANRGPLPGLYSCLGKPVNSKTGFSAPHSRP comes from the coding sequence ATGGGTAGTCCAGTGTCCGTGACACTGGCCAACTTGGTCATGGAGCACGTGGAGGAATCTGCACTAGAGCAAGCGCCCTGCCCCATTAAATTCTACCGACGGTACGTTGACGACACCTTTGTGATTTTAAGCAGGGTTCTCGTCGATGCCTTCCATTCGGTCCTAAACAGTGTTGAACCTTCTATTCAGTTTACTTATGAAATCGAGAAAAACAACGTGCTTCCTTTTTTGGACGTAAATGTACATCACGACCAAGTACGACAAATCAAAACAACGGTCTACCGTAAGGCCtgcgacactggcaacttcctgGACTTTAATTCCCACCACCCTACCGAACACAAGCGAGCCGTCATCAGAACCCTGTTGGATCGTGCTGAGCGTCTCGCCTCCGACTCTCAACTTCAATCTTCAGAAGAGACCACCGTCAATGAACTGCTTAGGAAACGAGGTTATCCCCAGAGGTTTATCGACGACACGCGCAGGCGTAGAGAAGACAGGCAGCCAAAAGAACCTTCCACACATAATGGGACCATCTCAATTCCCTACGTCAAAGGGGTTTCGGAGCGTATTCGGCGCATTCTACTACCTTTGGGGATAAAGACTTGTTTCAAACCCCATATGAAACTTCGACACATCATTTCAAGGCCAAAAGATCCCACCCCACCTGGAAGCGAAAGCGGTGTTGTTTATAGGCTATGTTGTTTGGAGTGCAATGCCACGTACGTAGGTGAGACAGGCAGGAAACGGGACACCCGCGTTAAAGAACACAGACGAGACGTTGAAAAGGCGACCAACGCAACTAGGTCAAAGACCGAGCTCGTGGATCATTGCTGGACAACGGGACACGTGTTCGACTACAAGGGTGCCGTCACATTGGCACGTGAACAGCGGTGGGGACCCAGAAAATTCCTCGAATCGTGGCACATACAGAGGGAGCCAATAGCATGTAATGCCAACCGTGGCCCACTTCCTGGACTGTACTCTTGCCTCGGAAAACCCGTAAATAGCAAGACCGGTTTTAGTGCTCCTCATTCCCGTCCCTAg